The Desulfonatronum thiosulfatophilum genome has a window encoding:
- the ade gene encoding adenine deaminase has protein sequence MEKQQTMIAAARGRSLADLLITNIQLVNTLSGEIHPANVAVRDGVVLGFEDYPARKTVDGGGVYLCPGFVEAHIHIESTLLAPPVFAGVAAARGTAAVVCDPHEIANVLGVEGIEYVLQSTRDLPISIYCMFPSCVPATHLENCGARLGVVEMQFLINKYPGRFPGLGEMMNFPGVIHGDPDVLAKLELARDLVIDGHAPGLTGMDLNAYIVAGPGSDHECVQLEEAREKLRKGMHVMIRQGTSEHNIAELLPMVTDSNWPGFSLVSDDRHPGDLARLGHMDENLRRAVQLGLEPVRAVQMATINPARYFGLKHRGAIAPGYRADLVLVEDLKDFKINKVYLGGVALEECSFNAAVAPPGNSMHIRKLNEHSFAIPANGTTARVIEIVPGQIVTNAALGRPVIHDDLALADPSSDLAKLAVVERHRATGNIGLGFVRGLGMQRGALASTVAHDSHNLITAGTNDADMLVAARAAQDMGGGLVAVRDGNVLAALPLPIAGLMSDKPLEEVVRAMEKLSTACEDMGLTHPNPFMVLSFLALPVIPELKLTDKGLVDVNRFELVGLWAD, from the coding sequence CGCAAGACCGTGGACGGCGGCGGCGTCTATCTCTGTCCCGGGTTTGTCGAGGCCCACATTCACATCGAATCCACCCTGCTCGCGCCGCCGGTCTTCGCCGGGGTCGCGGCGGCCAGGGGCACGGCCGCGGTGGTCTGTGACCCTCATGAGATCGCCAATGTTCTCGGGGTGGAGGGCATCGAGTATGTTCTCCAGTCCACGCGGGATTTGCCGATCTCCATCTACTGCATGTTCCCCTCCTGCGTTCCAGCCACGCACCTGGAAAACTGCGGAGCCAGACTGGGCGTTGTAGAAATGCAATTTCTTATAAACAAGTACCCCGGCCGATTCCCTGGACTGGGGGAGATGATGAACTTCCCGGGAGTGATTCACGGTGATCCGGACGTGCTGGCCAAGCTGGAGCTGGCCAGGGATCTGGTCATCGACGGACATGCTCCCGGACTGACGGGCATGGACTTGAACGCCTATATCGTGGCCGGGCCGGGCAGCGACCATGAATGCGTGCAGTTGGAGGAAGCCAGGGAAAAGCTGCGCAAGGGAATGCACGTCATGATCCGGCAGGGGACGTCTGAACACAACATTGCCGAGTTGCTGCCCATGGTCACGGATAGCAACTGGCCGGGTTTCTCCCTTGTTTCCGACGATCGCCATCCCGGAGACTTGGCCAGACTGGGCCACATGGACGAAAATTTGCGACGAGCCGTGCAGTTGGGGCTCGAACCGGTCCGAGCCGTACAGATGGCGACCATCAACCCGGCCCGCTATTTCGGCCTCAAGCACAGGGGGGCGATAGCTCCGGGTTACCGGGCCGATCTGGTTCTGGTGGAGGATTTGAAAGACTTCAAAATCAACAAGGTTTACCTGGGCGGCGTTGCCCTGGAGGAATGCTCCTTCAACGCCGCGGTCGCTCCGCCCGGCAACTCCATGCACATCCGGAAACTGAACGAGCACTCCTTCGCCATTCCCGCGAACGGAACAACGGCACGGGTCATCGAGATCGTTCCCGGGCAGATCGTCACCAATGCAGCTTTGGGGCGTCCCGTAATTCACGACGATCTGGCTCTGGCCGATCCGTCCTCCGACCTGGCAAAGCTGGCCGTTGTGGAGCGCCACCGAGCCACGGGCAATATCGGTCTGGGGTTCGTGCGCGGATTGGGGATGCAGCGCGGAGCCCTGGCCTCCACCGTGGCCCATGACTCGCATAATCTGATCACCGCCGGAACCAATGACGCGGACATGCTCGTCGCAGCCCGCGCGGCACAAGACATGGGCGGCGGGCTGGTGGCGGTGCGGGACGGCAATGTCCTGGCGGCTCTGCCGCTGCCAATAGCCGGCCTGATGAGCGACAAGCCCCTGGAGGAGGTGGTCCGGGCCATGGAAAAGCTGTCTACGGCCTGCGAAGACATGGGCCTGACCCACCCCAATCCCTTCATGGTCCTCTCCTTCCTGGCCCTGCCGGTCATTCCGGAACTGAAGCTGACGGACAAGGGACTGGTGGACGTCAACCGGTTCGAACTGGTGGGGCTATGGGCTGACTGA
- a CDS encoding DUF429 domain-containing protein, translated as MTTLLVGFDSAWTPTNSGALVGALRTDDGKFRGLGSPQVVNYSKAEGTILGWQSQHNPEATIVLIDQPTIVKNASGQRPVENLVGSPVSRRYGGMQPANTTKKEMFGEDAPVWRFLARFGGPANPLEQLTGTWVIETYPVLAMIALGWTLPDLRPTGRLPKYNPERRKTFSISDWRHVCQRASSALQVRGLSGIATWLDGVAQSNAPRKCDQDGLDACICLLAALHLVETRECMMVGSLDTGYIVVPHADSLYTELHARCEQTSRTASEWVRLFSLTTISGALPGPSGNSMQRTER; from the coding sequence ATGACAACCCTGCTCGTCGGGTTCGATTCAGCATGGACCCCCACCAACTCCGGTGCCCTCGTCGGGGCGCTTCGAACTGATGACGGGAAGTTCCGGGGACTCGGCTCGCCGCAGGTGGTGAACTACAGCAAAGCTGAAGGCACGATTCTTGGCTGGCAGTCACAGCATAATCCGGAGGCAACGATCGTGCTGATCGATCAGCCGACGATCGTGAAGAACGCCTCGGGTCAGCGACCAGTCGAGAACCTTGTCGGGTCGCCGGTGAGCCGTCGGTACGGCGGGATGCAGCCAGCAAACACAACCAAAAAGGAGATGTTTGGCGAGGATGCACCGGTTTGGCGGTTTCTGGCCCGGTTCGGCGGTCCCGCGAATCCCCTTGAACAGCTGACGGGAACGTGGGTGATCGAGACCTACCCTGTGCTGGCAATGATCGCGCTTGGATGGACGCTGCCGGATTTACGCCCTACAGGGCGGCTGCCCAAGTACAACCCCGAGCGGAGGAAGACCTTTTCGATCTCCGACTGGCGGCACGTCTGCCAACGAGCGTCGAGCGCACTCCAAGTGCGTGGACTTTCGGGGATCGCTACATGGCTCGACGGCGTTGCTCAGAGCAATGCGCCACGGAAGTGTGATCAGGACGGTCTGGATGCTTGTATCTGCCTTCTTGCCGCACTGCACCTAGTCGAGACGAGAGAGTGCATGATGGTCGGGAGTTTGGACACGGGTTACATCGTGGTGCCTCACGCAGATAGTCTGTACACGGAACTTCACGCTCGCTGTGAACAAACTAGTCGAACGGCATCGGAGTGGGTACGGTTATTCAGTCTGACAACGATCTCAGGAGCACTGCCGGGGCCGTCCGGTAACAGCATGCAGCGGACGGAGAGATAA
- a CDS encoding ACT domain-containing protein, which produces MAADTRPSHRFPPAMNAETELQTLIATMKPSLHAQPYVFCSIDEVVFARLPFIPLGTFHEPEGVTIIATREQASDSGLEFDMSWACVTLEVRSSLMAVGFLALITARLARTGISVKPVSAFQHDQLFVPW; this is translated from the coding sequence GTGGCCGCTGATACAAGACCATCACACCGCTTTCCTCCTGCCATGAACGCCGAAACCGAACTCCAAACCCTGATCGCCACCATGAAGCCGTCCCTTCATGCGCAGCCTTATGTCTTCTGTTCCATCGATGAAGTTGTTTTCGCTAGGCTTCCCTTCATTCCGCTGGGTACGTTTCACGAACCGGAAGGCGTAACGATTATCGCCACCCGGGAGCAGGCCAGTGACAGCGGCTTGGAATTCGATATGTCCTGGGCTTGCGTCACGCTGGAAGTGCGTTCGTCGCTCATGGCGGTCGGCTTCCTGGCGCTCATTACGGCCCGCCTTGCCCGTACGGGCATCAGCGTCAAACCGGTTTCGGCCTTCCAGCATGATCAACTGTTCGTCCCCTGGTAA